The following are encoded together in the Prionailurus viverrinus isolate Anna chromosome B3, UM_Priviv_1.0, whole genome shotgun sequence genome:
- the KLC1 gene encoding kinesin light chain 1 isoform X10, which translates to MYDNMSTMVYIKEDKLEKLTQDEIISKTKQVIQGLEALKNEHNSILQSLLETLKCLKKDDESNLVEEKSNMIRKSLEMLELGLSEAQVMMALSNHLNAVESEKQKLRAQVRRLCQENQWLRDELANTQQKLQKSEQSVAQLEEEKKHLEFMNQLKKYDDDISPSEDKDTDSTKEPLDDLFPNDDDEPGQGIQQQHSSAAAAAQQGGYEIPARLRTLHNLVIQYASQGRYEVAVPLCKQALEDLEKTSGHDHPDVATMLNILALVYRDQNKYKDAANLLNDALAIREKTLGKDHPAVAATLNNLAVLYGKRGKYKEAEPLCKRALEIREKVLGKDHPDVAKQLNNLALLCQNQGKYEEVEYYYQRALEIYQTKLGPDDPNVAKTKNNLASCYLKQGKFKQAETLYKEILTRAHEREFGSVDDENKPIWMHAEEREECKGKQKDGTSFGEYGGWYKACKVDSPTVTTTLKNLGALYRRQGKFEAAETLEEAAMRSRKQGLDNVHKQRVAEVLNDPENMEKRRSRESLNVDVVKYESGPDGGEEVSMSVEWNGMRKMKLGLVK; encoded by the exons ATGTATGACAACATGTCCACAATGGTGTATATAAAGGAAGACAAGTTGGAGAAGCTTACACAGGATGAGATTATTTCTAAGACAAAGCAAGTGATTCAGGGGCTGGAAGCTCTGAAGAACGAGCATAATTCCATTTTACAAAGTTTACTGGAAACACTGAAGTGTTTGAAGAAAGATGATGAAAGTAATCTGGTGGAGGAGAAATCAAACATGATCCGGAAGTCACTGGAAATGCTGGAGCTTGGCCTGAGTGAGGCACAG GTTATGATGGCTTTGTCCAATCACCTGAATGCTGTCGAGTCGGAGAAACAGAAGCTGCGGGCACAGGTTCGTCGCCTGTGCCAGGAGAATCAGTGGCTGCGGGATGAATTGGCCAACACGCAGCAGAAGTTACAGAAGAGTGAGCAATCTGTGGCTCaactggaggaagaaaagaagcatctggaattcatgaatcagttaaaaaaatacgATGATGACATCTCTCCATCT GAGGACAAAGACACTGATTCCACCAAAGAACCTCTGGATGACCTTTTCCCAAATGATGACGACGAACCCGGCCAAGGAA TCCAGCAGCAACACAGCAGTGCAGCGGCCGCGGCGCAGCAGGGTGGCTACGAGATCCCGGCGCGCCTGCGCACTCTGCACAACCTGGTCATCCAGTACGCCTCCCAGGGGCGCTACGAGGTGGCCGTGCCGCTCTGCAAGCAGGCCCTGGAGGACCTGGAGAAGACTTCGGGCCACGACCACCCGGACGTGGCTACCATGCTGAACATCCTGGCCTTGGTGTACAG AGaccagaataaatacaaagatgCCGCAAATCTACTGAACGATGCCTTGGCCATCCGTGAAAAAACTTTGGGCAAAGATCATCCCGCG GTGGCGGCCACTCTGAATAACCTTGCAGTGCTGTACGGCAAGAGAGGGAAGTACAAAGAGGCCGAGCCGCTGTGTAAAAGAGCCCTGGAGATCAGAGAAAAG GTTTTGGGAAAGGATCACCCCGATGTTGCTAAGCAGTTGAACAACTTGGCCTTACTGTGCCAGAATCAGGGCAAATATGAAGAAGTAGAATATTATTATCAAAGAGCCCTTGAGATCTACCAAACAAAACTGGGGCCTGACGACCCCAATGTggccaaaacaaaaaataacctg gccTCCTGCTATCTGAAGCAAGGAAAATTCAAGCAAGCAGAAACACTGTACAAAGAGATTCTCACTCGTGCACACGAAAGGGAGTTCGGTTCTGTGGATG atGAAAATAAACCCATTTGGATGCACgctgaagaaagagaagaatgcaAA GGAAAGCAAAAGGATGGGACATCTTTTGGAGAATATGGCGGCTGGTACAAAGCCTGCAAAGTTGATAG TCCGACTGTTACAACTACTTTGAAAAACCTCGGGGCACTTTATAGACGACAAGGCAAATTTGAAGCTGCGGAAACATTGGAAGAAGCAGCCATGAGGTCCCGTAAACAG GGTCTTGACAATGTTCACAAACAGAGAGTAGCTGAAGTGCTGAATGACCCTGAGAACATGGAGAAGCGGAGAAGCCGGGAGAGCCTGAACGTGGACGTGGTCAAGTACGAGAGCGGCCCTGACGGAGGGGAGGAAGTGAGTATGAGCGTAGAGTGGAACGGG atgagaaaaatgaagctcGGGCtggttaaatga
- the KLC1 gene encoding kinesin light chain 1 isoform X12 codes for MYDNMSTMVYIKEDKLEKLTQDEIISKTKQVIQGLEALKNEHNSILQSLLETLKCLKKDDESNLVEEKSNMIRKSLEMLELGLSEAQVMMALSNHLNAVESEKQKLRAQVRRLCQENQWLRDELANTQQKLQKSEQSVAQLEEEKKHLEFMNQLKKYDDDISPSEDKDTDSTKEPLDDLFPNDDDEPGQGIQQQHSSAAAAAQQGGYEIPARLRTLHNLVIQYASQGRYEVAVPLCKQALEDLEKTSGHDHPDVATMLNILALVYRDQNKYKDAANLLNDALAIREKTLGKDHPAVAATLNNLAVLYGKRGKYKEAEPLCKRALEIREKVLGKDHPDVAKQLNNLALLCQNQGKYEEVEYYYQRALEIYQTKLGPDDPNVAKTKNNLASCYLKQGKFKQAETLYKEILTRAHEREFGSVDDENKPIWMHAEEREECKGKQKDGTSFGEYGGWYKACKVDSPTVTTTLKNLGALYRRQGKFEAAETLEEAAMRSRKQGLDNVHKQRVAEVLNDPENMEKRRSRESLNVDVVKYESGPDGGEEMRKMKLGLVK; via the exons ATGTATGACAACATGTCCACAATGGTGTATATAAAGGAAGACAAGTTGGAGAAGCTTACACAGGATGAGATTATTTCTAAGACAAAGCAAGTGATTCAGGGGCTGGAAGCTCTGAAGAACGAGCATAATTCCATTTTACAAAGTTTACTGGAAACACTGAAGTGTTTGAAGAAAGATGATGAAAGTAATCTGGTGGAGGAGAAATCAAACATGATCCGGAAGTCACTGGAAATGCTGGAGCTTGGCCTGAGTGAGGCACAG GTTATGATGGCTTTGTCCAATCACCTGAATGCTGTCGAGTCGGAGAAACAGAAGCTGCGGGCACAGGTTCGTCGCCTGTGCCAGGAGAATCAGTGGCTGCGGGATGAATTGGCCAACACGCAGCAGAAGTTACAGAAGAGTGAGCAATCTGTGGCTCaactggaggaagaaaagaagcatctggaattcatgaatcagttaaaaaaatacgATGATGACATCTCTCCATCT GAGGACAAAGACACTGATTCCACCAAAGAACCTCTGGATGACCTTTTCCCAAATGATGACGACGAACCCGGCCAAGGAA TCCAGCAGCAACACAGCAGTGCAGCGGCCGCGGCGCAGCAGGGTGGCTACGAGATCCCGGCGCGCCTGCGCACTCTGCACAACCTGGTCATCCAGTACGCCTCCCAGGGGCGCTACGAGGTGGCCGTGCCGCTCTGCAAGCAGGCCCTGGAGGACCTGGAGAAGACTTCGGGCCACGACCACCCGGACGTGGCTACCATGCTGAACATCCTGGCCTTGGTGTACAG AGaccagaataaatacaaagatgCCGCAAATCTACTGAACGATGCCTTGGCCATCCGTGAAAAAACTTTGGGCAAAGATCATCCCGCG GTGGCGGCCACTCTGAATAACCTTGCAGTGCTGTACGGCAAGAGAGGGAAGTACAAAGAGGCCGAGCCGCTGTGTAAAAGAGCCCTGGAGATCAGAGAAAAG GTTTTGGGAAAGGATCACCCCGATGTTGCTAAGCAGTTGAACAACTTGGCCTTACTGTGCCAGAATCAGGGCAAATATGAAGAAGTAGAATATTATTATCAAAGAGCCCTTGAGATCTACCAAACAAAACTGGGGCCTGACGACCCCAATGTggccaaaacaaaaaataacctg gccTCCTGCTATCTGAAGCAAGGAAAATTCAAGCAAGCAGAAACACTGTACAAAGAGATTCTCACTCGTGCACACGAAAGGGAGTTCGGTTCTGTGGATG atGAAAATAAACCCATTTGGATGCACgctgaagaaagagaagaatgcaAA GGAAAGCAAAAGGATGGGACATCTTTTGGAGAATATGGCGGCTGGTACAAAGCCTGCAAAGTTGATAG TCCGACTGTTACAACTACTTTGAAAAACCTCGGGGCACTTTATAGACGACAAGGCAAATTTGAAGCTGCGGAAACATTGGAAGAAGCAGCCATGAGGTCCCGTAAACAG GGTCTTGACAATGTTCACAAACAGAGAGTAGCTGAAGTGCTGAATGACCCTGAGAACATGGAGAAGCGGAGAAGCCGGGAGAGCCTGAACGTGGACGTGGTCAAGTACGAGAGCGGCCCTGACGGAGGGGAGGAA atgagaaaaatgaagctcGGGCtggttaaatga
- the KLC1 gene encoding kinesin light chain 1 isoform X4 produces the protein MYDNMSTMVYIKEDKLEKLTQDEIISKTKQVIQGLEALKNEHNSILQSLLETLKCLKKDDESNLVEEKSNMIRKSLEMLELGLSEAQVMMALSNHLNAVESEKQKLRAQVRRLCQENQWLRDELANTQQKLQKSEQSVAQLEEEKKHLEFMNQLKKYDDDISPSEDKDTDSTKEPLDDLFPNDDDEPGQGIQQQHSSAAAAAQQGGYEIPARLRTLHNLVIQYASQGRYEVAVPLCKQALEDLEKTSGHDHPDVATMLNILALVYRDQNKYKDAANLLNDALAIREKTLGKDHPAVAATLNNLAVLYGKRGKYKEAEPLCKRALEIREKVLGKDHPDVAKQLNNLALLCQNQGKYEEVEYYYQRALEIYQTKLGPDDPNVAKTKNNLASCYLKQGKFKQAETLYKEILTRAHEREFGSVDDENKPIWMHAEEREECKGKQKDGTSFGEYGGWYKACKVDSPTVTTTLKNLGALYRRQGKFEAAETLEEAAMRSRKQRVAEVLNDPENMEKRRSRESLNVDVVKYESGPDGGEEDGTGSLKRSGSFSKLRASIRRSSEKLVRKLKGGSSRESEPRNPGMKRASSLSVLNVGGKAAEDRGFQLCEACTNPSHLKLLAPCLSEMAFLLLLSVAVKCPVWLSGCGPVCQADQQLSFWGKRTFSARPARHHTH, from the exons ATGTATGACAACATGTCCACAATGGTGTATATAAAGGAAGACAAGTTGGAGAAGCTTACACAGGATGAGATTATTTCTAAGACAAAGCAAGTGATTCAGGGGCTGGAAGCTCTGAAGAACGAGCATAATTCCATTTTACAAAGTTTACTGGAAACACTGAAGTGTTTGAAGAAAGATGATGAAAGTAATCTGGTGGAGGAGAAATCAAACATGATCCGGAAGTCACTGGAAATGCTGGAGCTTGGCCTGAGTGAGGCACAG GTTATGATGGCTTTGTCCAATCACCTGAATGCTGTCGAGTCGGAGAAACAGAAGCTGCGGGCACAGGTTCGTCGCCTGTGCCAGGAGAATCAGTGGCTGCGGGATGAATTGGCCAACACGCAGCAGAAGTTACAGAAGAGTGAGCAATCTGTGGCTCaactggaggaagaaaagaagcatctggaattcatgaatcagttaaaaaaatacgATGATGACATCTCTCCATCT GAGGACAAAGACACTGATTCCACCAAAGAACCTCTGGATGACCTTTTCCCAAATGATGACGACGAACCCGGCCAAGGAA TCCAGCAGCAACACAGCAGTGCAGCGGCCGCGGCGCAGCAGGGTGGCTACGAGATCCCGGCGCGCCTGCGCACTCTGCACAACCTGGTCATCCAGTACGCCTCCCAGGGGCGCTACGAGGTGGCCGTGCCGCTCTGCAAGCAGGCCCTGGAGGACCTGGAGAAGACTTCGGGCCACGACCACCCGGACGTGGCTACCATGCTGAACATCCTGGCCTTGGTGTACAG AGaccagaataaatacaaagatgCCGCAAATCTACTGAACGATGCCTTGGCCATCCGTGAAAAAACTTTGGGCAAAGATCATCCCGCG GTGGCGGCCACTCTGAATAACCTTGCAGTGCTGTACGGCAAGAGAGGGAAGTACAAAGAGGCCGAGCCGCTGTGTAAAAGAGCCCTGGAGATCAGAGAAAAG GTTTTGGGAAAGGATCACCCCGATGTTGCTAAGCAGTTGAACAACTTGGCCTTACTGTGCCAGAATCAGGGCAAATATGAAGAAGTAGAATATTATTATCAAAGAGCCCTTGAGATCTACCAAACAAAACTGGGGCCTGACGACCCCAATGTggccaaaacaaaaaataacctg gccTCCTGCTATCTGAAGCAAGGAAAATTCAAGCAAGCAGAAACACTGTACAAAGAGATTCTCACTCGTGCACACGAAAGGGAGTTCGGTTCTGTGGATG atGAAAATAAACCCATTTGGATGCACgctgaagaaagagaagaatgcaAA GGAAAGCAAAAGGATGGGACATCTTTTGGAGAATATGGCGGCTGGTACAAAGCCTGCAAAGTTGATAG TCCGACTGTTACAACTACTTTGAAAAACCTCGGGGCACTTTATAGACGACAAGGCAAATTTGAAGCTGCGGAAACATTGGAAGAAGCAGCCATGAGGTCCCGTAAACAG AGAGTAGCTGAAGTGCTGAATGACCCTGAGAACATGGAGAAGCGGAGAAGCCGGGAGAGCCTGAACGTGGACGTGGTCAAGTACGAGAGCGGCCCTGACGGAGGGGAGGAA GACGGCACTGGATCTTTAAAGCGCAGTGGCTCCTTTAGCAAACTCCGGGCTTCCATTAGACGCAGCAGTGAGAAGCTGGTTAGGAAGCTGAAGGGAGGAAGTTCTCGAGAGAGTGAGCCAAGGAACCCCGG CATGAAGCGTGCCAGTTCTCTGAGTGTCCTTAACGTGGGTGGCAAGGCAGCCGAAGACCGTGGTTTCCAA ctgtgtgAGGCTTGCACGAACCCGTCACATTTAAAACTGTTGGCACCTTGTCTATCAGAAATGGCCTTTTTGCTGCTGTTAAGTGTGGCTGTTAAGTGTCCAGTGTGGCTGTCGGGGTGCGGCCCCGTGTGCCAGGCAGACCAGCAGCTGAGCTTTTGGGGAAAGAGAACCTTCTCAGCCAGACCTGCCCGTCATCACACCCATTAg
- the KLC1 gene encoding kinesin light chain 1 isoform X14 — protein sequence MYDNMSTMVYIKEDKLEKLTQDEIISKTKQVIQGLEALKNEHNSILQSLLETLKCLKKDDESNLVEEKSNMIRKSLEMLELGLSEAQVMMALSNHLNAVESEKQKLRAQVRRLCQENQWLRDELANTQQKLQKSEQSVAQLEEEKKHLEFMNQLKKYDDDISPSEDKDTDSTKEPLDDLFPNDDDEPGQGIQQQHSSAAAAAQQGGYEIPARLRTLHNLVIQYASQGRYEVAVPLCKQALEDLEKTSGHDHPDVATMLNILALVYRDQNKYKDAANLLNDALAIREKTLGKDHPAVAATLNNLAVLYGKRGKYKEAEPLCKRALEIREKVLGKDHPDVAKQLNNLALLCQNQGKYEEVEYYYQRALEIYQTKLGPDDPNVAKTKNNLASCYLKQGKFKQAETLYKEILTRAHEREFGSVDDENKPIWMHAEEREECKGKQKDGTSFGEYGGWYKACKVDSPTVTTTLKNLGALYRRQGKFEAAETLEEAAMRSRKQRVAEVLNDPENMEKRRSRESLNVDVVKYESGPDGGEEGVFGRASFCGK from the exons ATGTATGACAACATGTCCACAATGGTGTATATAAAGGAAGACAAGTTGGAGAAGCTTACACAGGATGAGATTATTTCTAAGACAAAGCAAGTGATTCAGGGGCTGGAAGCTCTGAAGAACGAGCATAATTCCATTTTACAAAGTTTACTGGAAACACTGAAGTGTTTGAAGAAAGATGATGAAAGTAATCTGGTGGAGGAGAAATCAAACATGATCCGGAAGTCACTGGAAATGCTGGAGCTTGGCCTGAGTGAGGCACAG GTTATGATGGCTTTGTCCAATCACCTGAATGCTGTCGAGTCGGAGAAACAGAAGCTGCGGGCACAGGTTCGTCGCCTGTGCCAGGAGAATCAGTGGCTGCGGGATGAATTGGCCAACACGCAGCAGAAGTTACAGAAGAGTGAGCAATCTGTGGCTCaactggaggaagaaaagaagcatctggaattcatgaatcagttaaaaaaatacgATGATGACATCTCTCCATCT GAGGACAAAGACACTGATTCCACCAAAGAACCTCTGGATGACCTTTTCCCAAATGATGACGACGAACCCGGCCAAGGAA TCCAGCAGCAACACAGCAGTGCAGCGGCCGCGGCGCAGCAGGGTGGCTACGAGATCCCGGCGCGCCTGCGCACTCTGCACAACCTGGTCATCCAGTACGCCTCCCAGGGGCGCTACGAGGTGGCCGTGCCGCTCTGCAAGCAGGCCCTGGAGGACCTGGAGAAGACTTCGGGCCACGACCACCCGGACGTGGCTACCATGCTGAACATCCTGGCCTTGGTGTACAG AGaccagaataaatacaaagatgCCGCAAATCTACTGAACGATGCCTTGGCCATCCGTGAAAAAACTTTGGGCAAAGATCATCCCGCG GTGGCGGCCACTCTGAATAACCTTGCAGTGCTGTACGGCAAGAGAGGGAAGTACAAAGAGGCCGAGCCGCTGTGTAAAAGAGCCCTGGAGATCAGAGAAAAG GTTTTGGGAAAGGATCACCCCGATGTTGCTAAGCAGTTGAACAACTTGGCCTTACTGTGCCAGAATCAGGGCAAATATGAAGAAGTAGAATATTATTATCAAAGAGCCCTTGAGATCTACCAAACAAAACTGGGGCCTGACGACCCCAATGTggccaaaacaaaaaataacctg gccTCCTGCTATCTGAAGCAAGGAAAATTCAAGCAAGCAGAAACACTGTACAAAGAGATTCTCACTCGTGCACACGAAAGGGAGTTCGGTTCTGTGGATG atGAAAATAAACCCATTTGGATGCACgctgaagaaagagaagaatgcaAA GGAAAGCAAAAGGATGGGACATCTTTTGGAGAATATGGCGGCTGGTACAAAGCCTGCAAAGTTGATAG TCCGACTGTTACAACTACTTTGAAAAACCTCGGGGCACTTTATAGACGACAAGGCAAATTTGAAGCTGCGGAAACATTGGAAGAAGCAGCCATGAGGTCCCGTAAACAG AGAGTAGCTGAAGTGCTGAATGACCCTGAGAACATGGAGAAGCGGAGAAGCCGGGAGAGCCTGAACGTGGACGTGGTCAAGTACGAGAGCGGCCCTGACGGAGGGGAGGAA GGCGTCTTCGGTAGAGCCTCTTTTTGTGGAAAATGA
- the KLC1 gene encoding kinesin light chain 1 isoform X15: MYDNMSTMVYIKEDKLEKLTQDEIISKTKQVIQGLEALKNEHNSILQSLLETLKCLKKDDESNLVEEKSNMIRKSLEMLELGLSEAQVMMALSNHLNAVESEKQKLRAQVRRLCQENQWLRDELANTQQKLQKSEQSVAQLEEEKKHLEFMNQLKKYDDDISPSEDKDTDSTKEPLDDLFPNDDDEPGQGIQQQHSSAAAAAQQGGYEIPARLRTLHNLVIQYASQGRYEVAVPLCKQALEDLEKTSGHDHPDVATMLNILALVYRDQNKYKDAANLLNDALAIREKTLGKDHPAVAATLNNLAVLYGKRGKYKEAEPLCKRALEIREKVLGKDHPDVAKQLNNLALLCQNQGKYEEVEYYYQRALEIYQTKLGPDDPNVAKTKNNLASCYLKQGKFKQAETLYKEILTRAHEREFGSVDDENKPIWMHAEEREECKGKQKDGTSFGEYGGWYKACKVDSPTVTTTLKNLGALYRRQGKFEAAETLEEAAMRSRKQRVAEVLNDPENMEKRRSRESLNVDVVKYESGPDGGEEMRKMKLGLVK, translated from the exons ATGTATGACAACATGTCCACAATGGTGTATATAAAGGAAGACAAGTTGGAGAAGCTTACACAGGATGAGATTATTTCTAAGACAAAGCAAGTGATTCAGGGGCTGGAAGCTCTGAAGAACGAGCATAATTCCATTTTACAAAGTTTACTGGAAACACTGAAGTGTTTGAAGAAAGATGATGAAAGTAATCTGGTGGAGGAGAAATCAAACATGATCCGGAAGTCACTGGAAATGCTGGAGCTTGGCCTGAGTGAGGCACAG GTTATGATGGCTTTGTCCAATCACCTGAATGCTGTCGAGTCGGAGAAACAGAAGCTGCGGGCACAGGTTCGTCGCCTGTGCCAGGAGAATCAGTGGCTGCGGGATGAATTGGCCAACACGCAGCAGAAGTTACAGAAGAGTGAGCAATCTGTGGCTCaactggaggaagaaaagaagcatctggaattcatgaatcagttaaaaaaatacgATGATGACATCTCTCCATCT GAGGACAAAGACACTGATTCCACCAAAGAACCTCTGGATGACCTTTTCCCAAATGATGACGACGAACCCGGCCAAGGAA TCCAGCAGCAACACAGCAGTGCAGCGGCCGCGGCGCAGCAGGGTGGCTACGAGATCCCGGCGCGCCTGCGCACTCTGCACAACCTGGTCATCCAGTACGCCTCCCAGGGGCGCTACGAGGTGGCCGTGCCGCTCTGCAAGCAGGCCCTGGAGGACCTGGAGAAGACTTCGGGCCACGACCACCCGGACGTGGCTACCATGCTGAACATCCTGGCCTTGGTGTACAG AGaccagaataaatacaaagatgCCGCAAATCTACTGAACGATGCCTTGGCCATCCGTGAAAAAACTTTGGGCAAAGATCATCCCGCG GTGGCGGCCACTCTGAATAACCTTGCAGTGCTGTACGGCAAGAGAGGGAAGTACAAAGAGGCCGAGCCGCTGTGTAAAAGAGCCCTGGAGATCAGAGAAAAG GTTTTGGGAAAGGATCACCCCGATGTTGCTAAGCAGTTGAACAACTTGGCCTTACTGTGCCAGAATCAGGGCAAATATGAAGAAGTAGAATATTATTATCAAAGAGCCCTTGAGATCTACCAAACAAAACTGGGGCCTGACGACCCCAATGTggccaaaacaaaaaataacctg gccTCCTGCTATCTGAAGCAAGGAAAATTCAAGCAAGCAGAAACACTGTACAAAGAGATTCTCACTCGTGCACACGAAAGGGAGTTCGGTTCTGTGGATG atGAAAATAAACCCATTTGGATGCACgctgaagaaagagaagaatgcaAA GGAAAGCAAAAGGATGGGACATCTTTTGGAGAATATGGCGGCTGGTACAAAGCCTGCAAAGTTGATAG TCCGACTGTTACAACTACTTTGAAAAACCTCGGGGCACTTTATAGACGACAAGGCAAATTTGAAGCTGCGGAAACATTGGAAGAAGCAGCCATGAGGTCCCGTAAACAG AGAGTAGCTGAAGTGCTGAATGACCCTGAGAACATGGAGAAGCGGAGAAGCCGGGAGAGCCTGAACGTGGACGTGGTCAAGTACGAGAGCGGCCCTGACGGAGGGGAGGAA atgagaaaaatgaagctcGGGCtggttaaatga
- the KLC1 gene encoding kinesin light chain 1 isoform X5: MYDNMSTMVYIKEDKLEKLTQDEIISKTKQVIQGLEALKNEHNSILQSLLETLKCLKKDDESNLVEEKSNMIRKSLEMLELGLSEAQVMMALSNHLNAVESEKQKLRAQVRRLCQENQWLRDELANTQQKLQKSEQSVAQLEEEKKHLEFMNQLKKYDDDISPSEDKDTDSTKEPLDDLFPNDDDEPGQGIQQQHSSAAAAAQQGGYEIPARLRTLHNLVIQYASQGRYEVAVPLCKQALEDLEKTSGHDHPDVATMLNILALVYRDQNKYKDAANLLNDALAIREKTLGKDHPAVAATLNNLAVLYGKRGKYKEAEPLCKRALEIREKVLGKDHPDVAKQLNNLALLCQNQGKYEEVEYYYQRALEIYQTKLGPDDPNVAKTKNNLASCYLKQGKFKQAETLYKEILTRAHEREFGSVDDENKPIWMHAEEREECKGKQKDGTSFGEYGGWYKACKVDSPTVTTTLKNLGALYRRQGKFEAAETLEEAAMRSRKQGLDNVHKQRVAEVLNDPENMEKRRSRESLNVDVVKYESGPDGGEEVSMSVEWNGDGTGSLKRSGSFSKLRASIRRSSEKLVRKLKGGSSRESEPRNPGMKRASSLSVLNVGGKAAEDRGFQGVFGRASFCGK; this comes from the exons ATGTATGACAACATGTCCACAATGGTGTATATAAAGGAAGACAAGTTGGAGAAGCTTACACAGGATGAGATTATTTCTAAGACAAAGCAAGTGATTCAGGGGCTGGAAGCTCTGAAGAACGAGCATAATTCCATTTTACAAAGTTTACTGGAAACACTGAAGTGTTTGAAGAAAGATGATGAAAGTAATCTGGTGGAGGAGAAATCAAACATGATCCGGAAGTCACTGGAAATGCTGGAGCTTGGCCTGAGTGAGGCACAG GTTATGATGGCTTTGTCCAATCACCTGAATGCTGTCGAGTCGGAGAAACAGAAGCTGCGGGCACAGGTTCGTCGCCTGTGCCAGGAGAATCAGTGGCTGCGGGATGAATTGGCCAACACGCAGCAGAAGTTACAGAAGAGTGAGCAATCTGTGGCTCaactggaggaagaaaagaagcatctggaattcatgaatcagttaaaaaaatacgATGATGACATCTCTCCATCT GAGGACAAAGACACTGATTCCACCAAAGAACCTCTGGATGACCTTTTCCCAAATGATGACGACGAACCCGGCCAAGGAA TCCAGCAGCAACACAGCAGTGCAGCGGCCGCGGCGCAGCAGGGTGGCTACGAGATCCCGGCGCGCCTGCGCACTCTGCACAACCTGGTCATCCAGTACGCCTCCCAGGGGCGCTACGAGGTGGCCGTGCCGCTCTGCAAGCAGGCCCTGGAGGACCTGGAGAAGACTTCGGGCCACGACCACCCGGACGTGGCTACCATGCTGAACATCCTGGCCTTGGTGTACAG AGaccagaataaatacaaagatgCCGCAAATCTACTGAACGATGCCTTGGCCATCCGTGAAAAAACTTTGGGCAAAGATCATCCCGCG GTGGCGGCCACTCTGAATAACCTTGCAGTGCTGTACGGCAAGAGAGGGAAGTACAAAGAGGCCGAGCCGCTGTGTAAAAGAGCCCTGGAGATCAGAGAAAAG GTTTTGGGAAAGGATCACCCCGATGTTGCTAAGCAGTTGAACAACTTGGCCTTACTGTGCCAGAATCAGGGCAAATATGAAGAAGTAGAATATTATTATCAAAGAGCCCTTGAGATCTACCAAACAAAACTGGGGCCTGACGACCCCAATGTggccaaaacaaaaaataacctg gccTCCTGCTATCTGAAGCAAGGAAAATTCAAGCAAGCAGAAACACTGTACAAAGAGATTCTCACTCGTGCACACGAAAGGGAGTTCGGTTCTGTGGATG atGAAAATAAACCCATTTGGATGCACgctgaagaaagagaagaatgcaAA GGAAAGCAAAAGGATGGGACATCTTTTGGAGAATATGGCGGCTGGTACAAAGCCTGCAAAGTTGATAG TCCGACTGTTACAACTACTTTGAAAAACCTCGGGGCACTTTATAGACGACAAGGCAAATTTGAAGCTGCGGAAACATTGGAAGAAGCAGCCATGAGGTCCCGTAAACAG GGTCTTGACAATGTTCACAAACAGAGAGTAGCTGAAGTGCTGAATGACCCTGAGAACATGGAGAAGCGGAGAAGCCGGGAGAGCCTGAACGTGGACGTGGTCAAGTACGAGAGCGGCCCTGACGGAGGGGAGGAAGTGAGTATGAGCGTAGAGTGGAACGGG GACGGCACTGGATCTTTAAAGCGCAGTGGCTCCTTTAGCAAACTCCGGGCTTCCATTAGACGCAGCAGTGAGAAGCTGGTTAGGAAGCTGAAGGGAGGAAGTTCTCGAGAGAGTGAGCCAAGGAACCCCGG CATGAAGCGTGCCAGTTCTCTGAGTGTCCTTAACGTGGGTGGCAAGGCAGCCGAAGACCGTGGTTTCCAA GGCGTCTTCGGTAGAGCCTCTTTTTGTGGAAAATGA